A genomic stretch from Halalkalibacillus sediminis includes:
- a CDS encoding bifunctional enoyl-CoA hydratase/phosphate acetyltransferase: MSLDKLVNELSHMEEKKTVAVAEATNEETLKAVKDGIIMNLANFKLFGNMEDIRKTASDIDLDLDDSRITLHHATSLQHAVEKAVASVSEERSDVLMKGDVATKILLKAVLKEGSGLRNGRILSHVAMFEIPGRDKLLFLTDAGMNISPGLEEKVQIIQNAVDVTNRLGIEEPKVAPLAAVEIVNPAMQASVDAAVLSQMQKRGQITNCLVDGPLAFDNAISLDSKKHKKIQSDVAGDADILVCPYIEVGNTLYKAFTYFADAKVAGIISGAKAPIVLTSRADTAESKIYSLAFALLTS; the protein is encoded by the coding sequence ATGAGTTTAGATAAACTAGTTAATGAATTAAGCCATATGGAAGAAAAGAAAACTGTGGCTGTAGCCGAAGCTACGAATGAAGAAACTTTGAAAGCAGTCAAAGATGGAATTATCATGAACTTAGCTAACTTCAAACTTTTCGGAAATATGGAAGACATCAGGAAAACTGCTTCAGATATTGATTTGGATCTAGATGATAGTAGAATTACACTCCACCATGCAACATCATTACAACATGCAGTAGAAAAAGCAGTTGCTTCTGTATCTGAAGAACGTTCAGATGTACTAATGAAAGGGGATGTTGCAACAAAGATATTGCTCAAAGCAGTTTTGAAAGAAGGTTCAGGTTTGCGAAATGGAAGAATTCTTTCACACGTAGCAATGTTTGAGATCCCTGGTAGAGATAAACTGCTATTTTTAACAGACGCAGGTATGAATATTTCACCTGGATTAGAAGAGAAAGTACAAATCATCCAAAATGCGGTTGATGTAACCAACCGATTAGGAATTGAGGAACCAAAAGTTGCTCCATTAGCAGCAGTCGAAATAGTCAATCCAGCTATGCAGGCTTCAGTGGATGCAGCAGTGTTATCTCAAATGCAAAAACGTGGTCAAATAACTAATTGTTTAGTGGATGGTCCTCTAGCATTTGATAATGCGATCTCTTTAGATTCAAAAAAACATAAAAAAATTCAATCTGATGTCGCTGGGGACGCAGATATATTAGTCTGCCCATACATCGAGGTAGGAAACACATTATATAAGGCTTTCACCTACTTCGCTGATGCGAAGGTCGCCGGGATTATCAGCGGTGCAAAAGCTCCAATTGTTTTGACCTCTCGGGCCGATACGGCAGAGAGTAAAATATATTCATTAGCATTCGCTTTATTAACATCATAA
- a CDS encoding Leu/Phe/Val dehydrogenase codes for MELFKYLEEFDYEQVVFCQDKNSGLKAIIAIHDTTLGPALGGTRMWTYDSEEDAVIDALRLAKGMTYKNAAAGLNLGGGKTVIIGDPKTDKNPEMFRAFGRYIQGLAGRYITAEDVGTTVGDMDLIYMETDFVTGISPEFGSSGNPSPATAYGCYLGMKAAAKEAFGTDSMEGKTVAVQGVGNVAYGMCKHLHEEGAKLIVTDINEESVERAVNDFGAQAVGIDEIYSVDCDIYAPCALGATINDDTIPQLKAKVIAGSANNQLAEDRHGEKLHELGIVYAPDYVINSGGVINVADELNGYNKERAYKQVETIYDSLTKIFAISKRDDIPTHKAADRMAEERIQSVSQTRSTFLQKEHNILSRR; via the coding sequence ATGGAATTATTTAAGTACTTAGAGGAATTCGATTATGAACAGGTGGTATTTTGCCAAGACAAAAATTCAGGATTAAAAGCGATTATAGCGATCCATGACACGACGTTAGGTCCAGCACTTGGTGGAACACGTATGTGGACATATGATTCGGAAGAGGATGCTGTGATTGATGCACTACGTCTTGCAAAAGGTATGACTTATAAAAATGCTGCAGCTGGCTTGAATCTTGGTGGTGGTAAAACGGTAATCATCGGAGATCCTAAGACAGATAAAAACCCTGAAATGTTCCGTGCTTTCGGTCGTTATATCCAAGGTCTTGCCGGCCGTTACATTACTGCGGAAGATGTAGGTACTACTGTTGGAGATATGGATTTAATTTATATGGAAACTGACTTTGTTACAGGAATTTCACCTGAGTTTGGTTCTTCCGGAAACCCTTCACCAGCGACGGCATATGGTTGCTACTTAGGAATGAAAGCAGCAGCAAAAGAAGCATTCGGCACAGATTCAATGGAAGGTAAAACTGTCGCAGTGCAAGGTGTAGGAAATGTAGCATATGGAATGTGTAAGCATCTCCATGAGGAAGGAGCTAAGTTGATTGTGACAGATATCAACGAAGAGTCTGTTGAGCGAGCTGTCAATGATTTTGGTGCTCAAGCAGTCGGAATCGATGAAATTTATTCTGTAGATTGTGATATCTATGCACCGTGTGCATTAGGAGCAACGATCAACGATGATACGATACCACAATTAAAAGCAAAAGTGATCGCAGGTTCTGCAAACAATCAATTGGCTGAAGACCGTCATGGTGAGAAGCTTCACGAATTAGGTATTGTTTATGCTCCAGATTACGTGATCAACTCAGGTGGGGTTATCAACGTAGCGGACGAGTTGAATGGATATAATAAAGAACGTGCGTATAAGCAAGTTGAAACAATCTATGATAGCTTAACGAAAATTTTCGCAATATCTAAGCGCGATGACATACCTACACATAAAGCGGCTGATCGTATGGCTGAAGAGAGAATCCAAAGTGTCAGTCAAACAAGAAGTACTTTCTTACAAAAAGAACACAACATTCTTTCCAGAAGATAA
- a CDS encoding thiamine pyrophosphate-dependent dehydrogenase E1 component subunit alpha, with product MAKNRHEELGLTDEQAFDMYRTMLLARKIDERMWLLNRAGKIPFVISCQGQEAAQVGASYALDREQDYTAPYYRDMGVVLAFGMTTRELFLSGFAKAEDPNSGGRQMPGHFGQKKNRILTGSSPVTTQLPHAVGVALSAKMEKKDICSFVTLGEGSSNQGDFHEGLNFAGVHKLPVITMVENNKYAISVPLEKQLACESVADRAIGYGMPGITVNGNDPLEVFKVVKEARERAKNGEGPTLIEAITYRLTAHSSDDDDSLYREKSEVEEARKKDGIQFFAQYLKDSGVMTEEQEEKLIKELDDEINEATDYAENAAYAEAEDALKYVYAEEGGE from the coding sequence ATGGCTAAAAATCGCCACGAAGAACTTGGTTTAACTGATGAGCAGGCATTTGATATGTATCGCACAATGCTACTTGCTCGTAAAATTGATGAGAGAATGTGGCTATTGAATCGTGCAGGTAAAATTCCTTTTGTTATTTCATGTCAAGGACAGGAAGCTGCACAAGTAGGAGCTTCTTACGCTTTAGACCGTGAACAAGATTATACGGCACCTTATTACAGAGATATGGGTGTAGTACTAGCTTTCGGCATGACTACTAGAGAGTTGTTTTTATCAGGTTTCGCCAAAGCTGAAGACCCGAACTCTGGTGGACGTCAGATGCCAGGACACTTCGGCCAGAAGAAGAATCGCATTTTGACTGGATCATCTCCAGTAACAACTCAGCTGCCACACGCAGTAGGGGTAGCTTTATCTGCGAAGATGGAGAAAAAAGATATCTGTTCTTTCGTTACTTTAGGTGAAGGTTCTTCTAACCAAGGAGATTTCCACGAGGGACTTAACTTTGCTGGTGTTCATAAACTTCCAGTTATCACAATGGTTGAAAATAATAAATACGCAATCTCAGTTCCTTTAGAGAAACAACTTGCATGTGAAAGTGTTGCAGACCGTGCGATCGGATACGGAATGCCTGGAATAACTGTTAATGGTAATGATCCTCTAGAGGTTTTCAAAGTTGTAAAAGAAGCTAGAGAGCGTGCAAAAAATGGTGAAGGTCCTACATTAATTGAAGCTATAACATACCGTTTGACTGCGCACTCCAGTGATGATGATGACTCTTTGTATCGTGAAAAATCAGAAGTGGAAGAAGCGCGTAAAAAAGATGGAATTCAGTTCTTCGCTCAATACTTGAAAGATTCGGGTGTAATGACGGAGGAACAAGAAGAGAAACTAATCAAAGAATTAGATGATGAAATTAATGAAGCTACTGATTATGCTGAGAACGCAGCATATGCAGAGGCAGAAGATGCACTGAAGTATGTATACGCAGAAGAAGGAGGGGAATAA
- the lpdA gene encoding dihydrolipoyl dehydrogenase, whose product MAEEFDLAILGGGTGGYVAAIRASQLGLSVAIIEKGDLGGTCLHRGCIPSKALLRSAEVLRQTKEAESFGVETENPTLNFFKVQERKQSIIDQLHNGVKGLMKKGKIAVFEGHGRILGPSIFSPSAGTISVEQSNGEDNIMIIPKNVIVATGSTPRSLPGLELDGELVMSSDHALNMESLPSSIIVVGGGVIGIEWASMLVDFGVDVTVVEYMDRILPTEDNDVSKEVEKLLSKRGVNIVKSAKVLPDTLKKEGKIEIDAEIDGDTQTFTADRMLVSVGRAPVVDNIGLENTDIMVDKGAIQVNKYYQTKESHIYAIGDVIGGMQLAHVASHEGITAVEHIADQEVHPINYDHIPSCIYSHPEAASVGLTEAQAKEKGFEVKVGKFPFKAVGKALVHGESDGFVKIIADKNTEDLLGVHMVGPHVTDMISEAGLAKVLDATPWEIAESIHPHPTLSEVIGEAALAVDGKQIHG is encoded by the coding sequence ATGGCTGAAGAGTTTGATCTTGCCATATTAGGTGGTGGTACAGGAGGCTATGTAGCAGCAATCCGTGCCAGCCAACTTGGGTTAAGTGTTGCTATCATTGAAAAAGGTGATTTAGGAGGGACATGTTTGCATAGAGGATGCATCCCTTCTAAAGCTTTGTTGCGCAGTGCAGAAGTTCTTAGACAAACAAAAGAAGCGGAATCATTCGGTGTTGAAACAGAAAACCCTACGCTTAATTTTTTCAAGGTACAAGAAAGAAAGCAATCCATTATCGATCAGTTACATAATGGAGTCAAAGGTCTTATGAAAAAAGGAAAAATCGCCGTTTTTGAAGGCCACGGAAGAATTCTTGGTCCAAGTATTTTCTCGCCTAGTGCTGGTACTATTTCAGTCGAACAATCGAATGGCGAAGATAATATCATGATCATCCCTAAAAACGTTATCGTAGCTACTGGTTCTACGCCTCGGTCTCTTCCAGGTTTAGAGCTAGACGGTGAATTGGTTATGTCCTCAGATCACGCATTGAATATGGAGTCACTTCCTTCTTCAATTATTGTTGTCGGCGGAGGAGTCATCGGTATCGAGTGGGCATCCATGCTCGTTGATTTCGGTGTGGATGTTACGGTCGTAGAATATATGGACCGAATTCTCCCTACTGAAGACAATGACGTTTCAAAAGAAGTAGAGAAATTATTGAGTAAACGTGGAGTAAATATTGTAAAAAGTGCAAAAGTACTTCCAGATACATTGAAAAAAGAAGGAAAAATAGAAATTGATGCAGAAATAGACGGAGACACCCAAACTTTCACAGCAGATAGAATGTTGGTATCTGTTGGAAGAGCTCCAGTCGTGGATAATATTGGGCTGGAAAACACCGATATTATGGTAGATAAAGGTGCTATCCAAGTTAATAAATACTATCAAACAAAAGAATCACACATTTATGCCATTGGAGATGTAATTGGTGGTATGCAACTTGCACACGTCGCTTCCCATGAAGGAATTACAGCAGTAGAACATATTGCTGATCAAGAAGTGCATCCAATCAATTATGATCACATTCCATCGTGTATTTATTCTCACCCTGAAGCGGCAAGTGTTGGACTGACTGAAGCACAAGCAAAAGAAAAAGGTTTTGAAGTCAAGGTAGGTAAGTTCCCATTCAAAGCTGTCGGTAAAGCACTAGTGCACGGGGAATCAGACGGATTTGTAAAAATCATTGCTGATAAGAATACTGAAGATTTATTAGGAGTTCATATGGTAGGACCACATGTCACCGATATGATATCAGAGGCAGGTTTAGCAAAAGTTCTAGATGCAACTCCATGGGAAATAGCTGAATCCATCCATCCTCACCCGACTTTATCTGAAGTTATCGGAGAAGCAGCATTAGCAGTTGATGGTAAACAAATACATGGTTAA
- the buk gene encoding butyrate kinase — translation MSTTFRILVINPGSTSTKIAVFENDQVLFEQTIRHSTEDLQPYSNIIDQYSFRKQVILDLLDHEGFSLSKLDAVCGRGGLLRPIEGGTYHVNKQMLEDLKSGYNGEHASNLGGIIANEIGESLNIPSYIVDPVVVDEMDELARVSGLPQLPRKSIFHALNQKAIARKVAQELGKSYEQVNLIVCHMGGGITVGCHKKGRVVDVNNGLNGEGPFSPERAGTLPAGQLVDLCFSGEYSKEEIAKLLVGQGGLVAHLSTNDALEVEKRIVQNDSEAKKIYDVMGYQIGKEIGSASAVFAGEVDAIVLTGGLAYGKDFVENISERVKWIADIHVHPGENELQALAEGTLRVLRKEEQSKDYPSL, via the coding sequence ATGTCAACTACATTTCGAATACTAGTGATCAACCCTGGGTCTACTTCAACGAAAATAGCTGTTTTTGAAAACGACCAAGTGCTTTTTGAGCAAACAATCAGACATAGCACAGAGGACCTTCAACCTTATTCAAATATAATTGATCAATATTCTTTCAGAAAACAAGTAATTCTTGATTTATTAGATCACGAAGGATTCAGCCTATCGAAGCTGGATGCGGTATGTGGTAGAGGGGGCCTTCTTCGTCCAATTGAAGGAGGAACCTACCATGTGAATAAGCAAATGTTAGAGGATTTAAAGAGCGGTTATAACGGAGAACACGCGTCTAACCTAGGGGGCATTATAGCCAACGAAATAGGTGAGTCTTTAAATATCCCTTCTTACATTGTGGATCCGGTAGTAGTCGATGAAATGGACGAACTAGCAAGGGTATCAGGTTTACCGCAATTGCCAAGGAAGAGCATCTTTCATGCATTGAATCAAAAAGCGATAGCACGAAAAGTGGCTCAAGAATTAGGCAAGAGCTATGAACAAGTCAACTTAATTGTATGCCATATGGGCGGCGGAATTACTGTCGGCTGTCATAAAAAAGGTCGTGTGGTTGATGTGAATAACGGTCTAAACGGAGAAGGACCATTCTCTCCAGAAAGAGCTGGTACTCTGCCTGCTGGACAGTTAGTCGACCTTTGTTTTTCTGGTGAATACTCTAAAGAAGAGATTGCTAAATTATTGGTAGGGCAAGGTGGACTTGTTGCTCACCTTTCAACCAATGATGCCCTAGAAGTTGAAAAACGAATTGTCCAAAATGATTCAGAAGCTAAAAAGATATACGATGTGATGGGTTACCAGATAGGAAAAGAGATTGGATCAGCTAGCGCCGTTTTTGCTGGTGAAGTGGATGCCATTGTCTTAACTGGTGGTCTTGCTTATGGAAAAGATTTTGTAGAGAACATATCCGAACGAGTAAAATGGATTGCTGATATACATGTGCATCCAGGAGAAAATGAATTACAAGCTTTAGCTGAGGGCACGTTACGTGTTCTTAGAAAAGAAGAACAATCAAAGGATTACCCATCATTATAA